A genomic window from Litoreibacter janthinus includes:
- a CDS encoding glutamate racemase has translation MAVGIFDSGLGGLTVYDQIAADMPDLPVCYFADSANTPYGVRTPDDIFNLTCAATQSLFDAGCDLVILACNTASAAALRRMQESWVPTDKRVLGVFVPMIEALTERNWGDNSPPREVDVRDVALFATPATVASRAFQRELAFRAIGVDVEAQPCGGLVDALEDGDEMLAEALVRSHVDALKRRMPHPQAAILGCTHYPLMQKAFQDALGSDVKVFSQANLVSASLADYLKRHPNMLGKGTETKFLTTGDPAQVTDRATQFLRRKIKFEAA, from the coding sequence ATGGCAGTAGGTATTTTCGACAGTGGGTTAGGCGGCTTGACCGTCTATGACCAGATTGCGGCTGACATGCCCGATCTGCCGGTCTGCTATTTCGCCGACAGCGCGAATACGCCCTACGGTGTGCGGACACCGGATGATATTTTTAACCTGACCTGTGCGGCCACCCAGTCCTTGTTTGACGCAGGCTGCGATCTGGTGATCTTGGCGTGCAATACGGCATCGGCCGCAGCACTTCGTCGGATGCAGGAAAGCTGGGTACCGACTGACAAGCGTGTGCTTGGTGTTTTCGTCCCGATGATCGAAGCCCTAACCGAACGCAACTGGGGCGATAACTCCCCGCCCCGTGAGGTAGATGTGCGCGATGTGGCCTTGTTCGCAACCCCTGCGACCGTTGCGTCGCGGGCGTTCCAGCGCGAACTGGCGTTCCGTGCGATTGGTGTCGACGTTGAGGCTCAACCCTGCGGGGGCCTTGTAGACGCGCTGGAAGACGGCGACGAGATGCTGGCCGAGGCGCTGGTGCGCTCTCATGTGGATGCGCTGAAACGGCGGATGCCCCATCCGCAAGCGGCAATTCTTGGATGTACGCATTACCCGTTGATGCAAAAAGCTTTTCAAGACGCGCTCGGTTCTGATGTTAAAGTGTTCTCGCAGGCCAATCTGGTTTCAGCAAGTCTTGCCGACTACCTGAAGCGGCACCCGAATATGCTGGGCAAAGGAACAGAAACCAAGTTTCTGACGACAGGTGATCCCGCGCAGGTGACCGACCGCGCAACGCAATTCTTGCGACGAAAGATCAAGTTTGAAGCGGCCTGA
- a CDS encoding holin-associated N-acetylmuramidase, translating to MQTVFEIAQDIVRREGGYVNDPDDPGGPTNYGVTLHTMRRLGLDLNADGRITKADVEALSEKQAVEIFIDHYFVHPRIDALPQPLQASVFDMQVNSGTNAIKLLQRLLNDMGQDVAVDGVIGPHTIRAAYAAYQGAPDHMADAYGIARRSYYYDLAERRPASRKYARRRDGGKGGWIKRAEEFLSPHYHLSDTDHRKRVASWG from the coding sequence ATGCAAACTGTATTCGAAATCGCGCAAGACATCGTTCGCCGAGAAGGCGGATACGTGAACGATCCAGACGATCCGGGCGGGCCTACCAACTACGGTGTAACCCTCCATACGATGCGCCGTTTGGGATTGGATTTGAACGCAGACGGACGGATCACAAAGGCGGATGTCGAGGCCCTGTCCGAAAAGCAGGCGGTCGAGATCTTCATAGATCACTACTTTGTTCACCCTCGTATCGATGCTCTACCGCAACCGCTTCAGGCGAGCGTGTTCGATATGCAGGTGAACTCCGGCACGAACGCGATCAAGCTGCTCCAACGCCTTCTTAACGATATGGGGCAAGATGTCGCTGTCGACGGAGTGATCGGCCCTCACACAATCCGAGCTGCCTATGCGGCGTACCAAGGCGCGCCCGATCACATGGCAGACGCATATGGAATTGCGCGGCGCAGCTACTATTACGATCTAGCGGAGCGTCGGCCAGCCTCACGGAAATATGCGCGACGGCGCGACGGCGGAAAAGGCGGATGGATCAAACGGGCTGAGGAGTTTCTGTCGCCGCACTACCACCTGTCTGACACCGATCATCGCAAACGGGTGGCGTCATGGGGCTGA
- a CDS encoding holin family protein, which produces MGLISKVLGGGVGAAADAVVDVAEVFRPNATREMELGHEAFTASLSQHGAEFQYGRVGWFDRLMNGLNRLPRPMLALGTLGMFVYAMVDPLSFAERMKGLDYVPEPMWWLLGAIVSFYFGARELHYRRRPPTAPSNPPSRRVPSTNPALEAWRSERGG; this is translated from the coding sequence ATGGGGCTGATCTCGAAGGTTTTAGGCGGCGGTGTGGGGGCGGCAGCAGACGCTGTTGTTGACGTTGCAGAGGTCTTTCGCCCCAATGCAACACGGGAGATGGAATTGGGCCATGAGGCTTTCACAGCCTCGCTCAGCCAGCACGGTGCCGAGTTTCAATACGGACGCGTCGGGTGGTTCGATAGGTTGATGAACGGTCTCAACCGTCTTCCTAGGCCAATGCTAGCGCTCGGTACGCTCGGGATGTTTGTCTATGCTATGGTCGACCCGCTGTCCTTTGCCGAGCGGATGAAGGGGCTGGACTACGTGCCTGAGCCGATGTGGTGGCTACTTGGGGCGATCGTCAGTTTCTATTTCGGTGCGCGCGAATTGCACTATCGCAGAAGGCCGCCAACGGCGCCGTCAAATCCGCCATCCCGGCGTGTCCCGTCAACAAATCCGGCGCTGGAGGCTTGGCGATCTGAAAGAGGCGGTTAA
- the ccmE gene encoding cytochrome c maturation protein CcmE, producing the protein MKGLKKKRRIQVIAVAAVALLISTGLIGYALRDGINFFRSPTQVVESPPAETETFRIGGLVEDGSLKVNASEEIVFNVTDGNAVVQVAYTGILPDLFEEGQGMVGTGRYIQGVFQATEILAKHDEKYMPVEVIDALKEQGVYQEANGS; encoded by the coding sequence ATGAAGGGCCTCAAGAAAAAACGTCGTATTCAGGTCATCGCAGTTGCTGCGGTGGCTTTGTTGATTTCGACCGGATTGATCGGTTACGCCCTTCGCGATGGAATCAATTTTTTCCGATCGCCAACTCAAGTCGTTGAATCGCCACCAGCTGAGACAGAAACGTTTCGGATTGGCGGGCTGGTCGAGGATGGCAGCCTGAAAGTGAATGCATCCGAAGAGATCGTGTTCAACGTGACCGATGGCAATGCAGTGGTGCAGGTGGCGTATACAGGAATCCTTCCCGACTTGTTCGAAGAAGGTCAAGGCATGGTAGGGACCGGAAGATACATTCAAGGCGTCTTTCAAGCCACTGAAATATTAGCGAAACACGACGAGAAATACATGCCAGTAGAGGTCATCGACGCGCTGAAAGAACAGGGCGTTTACCAAGAGGCGAACGGTAGCTAA
- the speB gene encoding agmatinase yields the protein MALNEASTAVDKALTRDGYKGASFENAFGGALSFLRRTYTKDLTGVDLAVTGIPFDQAVTNRPGTRLGPRAIREQSSLQAFDPPYGWEIDPIADFNIADYGDLAFDYADIPAFPKAVTKHISTILDAGAGSLCLGGDHYITFPILRAYVEKFGPLSLLQFDAHSDTWPDDDMSRVDHGTMFYKAVKEGLIVPERSVQVGIRTVCEDYMGVTVIDAREVHETGTAAVVKKIKDVIGDNQTYLTFDIDCLDPAFAPGTGTPVSGGLSSAQALHILRDLKGLNMVGGDVVEVSPPFDVGGATAVAGAQIATELMCLYCYNKRERA from the coding sequence ATGGCACTCAATGAAGCCTCGACCGCAGTAGATAAGGCGTTGACACGCGACGGCTACAAAGGCGCAAGTTTTGAGAACGCCTTTGGCGGTGCACTTAGTTTTCTGCGCCGCACCTACACAAAGGACCTAACTGGCGTAGATCTGGCCGTGACAGGTATTCCTTTCGATCAGGCTGTGACGAACCGGCCCGGAACGCGCCTTGGTCCGCGCGCCATTCGCGAACAATCCTCGCTCCAGGCGTTCGATCCACCCTATGGGTGGGAAATCGATCCCATCGCGGACTTCAATATAGCTGATTACGGCGATTTAGCATTTGATTATGCTGACATACCGGCCTTTCCTAAAGCTGTCACGAAGCACATTTCTACGATCTTGGATGCAGGTGCGGGCTCACTTTGCCTTGGCGGCGACCACTACATCACCTTCCCGATCCTGCGCGCCTATGTCGAAAAATTCGGGCCGCTGTCCTTGCTGCAATTTGATGCACATTCGGACACTTGGCCTGATGACGATATGTCCCGCGTCGACCACGGCACTATGTTCTATAAAGCCGTCAAGGAGGGACTAATCGTTCCCGAAAGGTCGGTGCAGGTTGGCATTCGAACTGTTTGCGAAGACTACATGGGGGTCACAGTGATCGATGCCCGTGAAGTCCATGAGACGGGAACTGCCGCTGTGGTGAAGAAGATCAAAGACGTGATCGGGGACAATCAGACCTATTTGACCTTCGATATCGATTGTCTTGATCCAGCCTTTGCGCCTGGGACAGGGACGCCGGTTTCTGGCGGTCTTAGCTCTGCTCAGGCCTTGCATATCCTGCGAGACCTGAAAGGGCTCAACATGGTCGGAGGCGACGTGGTCGAAGTATCACCGCCTTTTGACGTTGGCGGGGCGACTGCCGTGGCGGGGGCGCAAATCGCAACGGAACTGATGTGTCTTTATTGTTATAACAAGCGGGAGCGTGCGTGA
- a CDS encoding lysophospholipid acyltransferase family protein, protein MNQAPREISYAHAARSRGGRALIRVLENTTGRIRMIRRARGYEQEVAAGADFWEVMTERYGLTLEVMGGAPANIPSTGPLITIANHPYGILDGLMMGHILSHTRGDFRILANAVFRKAEDINKIILPISFDQSKEAVAQNVATRKEALSYLGDGGAVGVFPGGTVSTSAKPFGEPIDPAWRTFTAKLIAKSEAAVVPIYFAGSNSRLFQLASHAHPTLRLALLIKEFKRRVDEPVRVVIGDPIPKEALEPYYKDPKAMMDFLRRSTYELAPEPLSSLDYGYEFEDRWKQKANGAG, encoded by the coding sequence ATGAATCAGGCGCCAAGAGAGATTAGCTATGCGCACGCGGCGCGATCACGAGGCGGGCGCGCCCTTATTCGGGTTCTGGAAAATACCACAGGTCGCATTCGCATGATCCGTCGTGCGCGCGGCTACGAGCAGGAGGTCGCGGCCGGCGCAGATTTCTGGGAGGTCATGACCGAACGCTACGGCCTCACCTTAGAGGTGATGGGCGGAGCGCCGGCAAATATTCCCTCGACTGGCCCGCTGATAACAATAGCCAACCATCCTTACGGCATCCTCGACGGCTTGATGATGGGCCATATCCTGAGCCACACGCGCGGGGATTTCCGGATTTTGGCCAATGCTGTTTTTCGCAAGGCTGAGGATATCAACAAGATCATTCTGCCGATCAGTTTTGATCAGTCGAAAGAGGCGGTTGCGCAGAACGTCGCCACGCGCAAAGAGGCGCTCAGCTATCTGGGGGACGGTGGCGCGGTTGGGGTGTTTCCCGGCGGCACGGTTTCGACCTCGGCCAAGCCTTTTGGCGAACCTATAGATCCGGCATGGCGCACCTTCACCGCGAAGCTGATCGCCAAGTCCGAGGCCGCCGTTGTGCCGATTTACTTCGCCGGTTCCAATTCTCGATTGTTCCAACTGGCAAGTCACGCGCACCCGACTTTGCGGCTGGCATTGCTGATTAAGGAATTTAAACGCCGCGTGGATGAACCAGTGCGTGTCGTAATCGGTGATCCAATCCCGAAAGAGGCTCTTGAGCCATATTACAAAGACCCCAAAGCGATGATGGACTTTTTGCGCAGATCGACATACGAGTTGGCGCCCGAACCTCTCTCTTCGCTGGACTATGGCTACGAGTTTGAGGATAGGTGGAAGCAGAAAGCAAACGGCGCAGGCTAA
- a CDS encoding flavin reductase family protein: MLIDRHTDIAAEKTKAIMTTPERMQLREEFLEAMSQLVSSVTIVTTDGPAGAAGATVSAMTSVSADGDTPTMLVCLHHETTAAPAILANRCFCINVLGADQVEIANVFASRAAAPGGDKFAAGPFEPMQTGAPGLTTALARFDCKLLSDERIGTHHVMIGAVCKVSGLDGKPLLYGNRAYQALA; encoded by the coding sequence ATGTTGATCGACAGGCACACAGACATCGCAGCAGAAAAGACGAAGGCCATCATGACCACACCGGAACGAATGCAGCTTCGCGAAGAGTTTCTTGAAGCGATGAGCCAGCTTGTATCGTCTGTCACTATCGTGACAACGGATGGACCAGCGGGTGCGGCAGGGGCGACCGTGTCGGCGATGACTTCGGTGTCCGCAGACGGTGATACGCCGACGATGCTGGTTTGCCTGCATCACGAAACCACAGCCGCGCCGGCCATTCTGGCGAACCGGTGTTTTTGCATTAATGTCCTCGGCGCCGATCAGGTCGAGATTGCGAATGTATTCGCGAGCCGCGCTGCTGCTCCGGGTGGGGATAAGTTCGCAGCTGGCCCGTTCGAGCCGATGCAGACCGGCGCACCGGGATTGACGACAGCACTGGCACGTTTCGACTGCAAACTGCTGTCTGACGAAAGGATTGGCACACACCACGTCATGATCGGCGCGGTGTGCAAAGTTTCGGGGCTGGACGGCAAACCGTTGCTCTATGGCAATCGGGCCTATCAGGCCTTGGCTTAA
- the argC gene encoding N-acetyl-gamma-glutamyl-phosphate reductase, with the protein MTHKIAILGASGYTGAELVRLISTHPSLTIAALSADRKAGMEMSDVFPHLRHLDLPTLVTIDEIDFSEIDLCFCALPHKTSQEVILKLPETLKIVDLSADFRLRDPEAYKTWYGNDHAALEMQKEAVYGLTEFYRDDIAGARLVAGTGCNAATGQFALRPLIAAGVIDLDDIILDLKVGVSGAGRSLKENLLHAELSEGSNAYAIGGTHRHLGEFDQEFSAIAGRDVKVQFTPHLVPMNRGILATVYVKGDAAEIHATLAEAYSGEPFVVILPFGQAPSTHETRGANFVHIGVTGDRIEGRAIVIAALDNLTKGSSGQALQNANLMLGLEETEGLMMAPLFP; encoded by the coding sequence ATGACCCATAAAATCGCTATCCTTGGTGCGTCAGGATACACTGGCGCCGAACTTGTTCGGTTGATCTCTACACACCCGTCTCTGACCATCGCGGCCCTGTCCGCCGATCGCAAAGCCGGCATGGAAATGTCCGACGTCTTCCCGCATTTGCGGCATCTGGATTTACCCACTCTCGTTACCATCGACGAGATTGACTTCAGCGAAATCGATCTGTGCTTCTGTGCGCTCCCCCATAAAACCTCGCAGGAAGTTATCCTGAAACTGCCTGAAACGCTGAAGATCGTCGACCTGTCCGCTGATTTCCGGTTGCGCGACCCAGAGGCCTATAAGACGTGGTACGGCAATGATCATGCAGCCTTGGAGATGCAGAAGGAAGCCGTTTACGGCCTGACAGAGTTCTACCGCGACGACATCGCGGGCGCGCGGTTGGTTGCTGGAACAGGCTGTAACGCCGCTACCGGGCAATTTGCCTTGCGGCCGTTGATTGCCGCTGGCGTGATCGATCTGGACGACATCATCCTTGACCTGAAAGTAGGCGTGTCAGGCGCGGGGCGGTCCTTGAAAGAAAATCTGCTCCATGCGGAGCTGTCAGAGGGCAGCAATGCCTACGCGATCGGCGGCACGCACCGGCATCTGGGTGAGTTCGACCAAGAGTTCTCTGCCATTGCCGGACGGGACGTTAAGGTTCAGTTTACCCCGCATCTGGTGCCAATGAACCGCGGCATCCTTGCGACAGTTTATGTTAAAGGCGACGCGGCGGAGATTCACGCGACGCTGGCGGAGGCCTATAGCGGCGAACCCTTCGTTGTAATTCTGCCGTTCGGACAGGCCCCATCCACCCACGAGACCCGCGGGGCGAACTTCGTTCATATCGGGGTGACGGGTGATCGTATCGAGGGGCGGGCAATCGTGATCGCGGCGCTCGACAACCTCACGAAAGGCTCATCGGGTCAGGCGTTGCAAAACGCCAATTTGATGTTAGGTCTTGAAGAGACCGAGGGGCTGATGATGGCCCCGCTGTTCCCGTAA
- a CDS encoding aminotransferase, giving the protein MTTDTNLDIAALDTAHSLHPWTHFESFVRDGPLVIERGSGCSLWDTDGREYLDAVGGLWCTNIGLGRREMGEVIAAQAEKLAFCNTFVDMTNGPAALLSAKLADLAPGDLNHVHLTTGGSTAVDSAYRMVAYYQRCAGRPEKTQVIARDSSYHGSTYATISIGKRAGDKMPEFEYATKGIHHISAPDCYRAIGERSEAEFCDDLVGEFEAKIAEIGPEKIGGFFAEPIQASGGVVVPPKDYLKRIAAVCHKHDILFIADEVVTGFGRLGHWFASWDEFGAQPDIICCAKGLSSGYQPIGAMIFSDRIWDAMQGDRWYASGFTYAGHPVACAASLKNIEIIEREDLLSHATDVGQYFEDRLSVLEGLPLIGDVRGRKLMLCVESVADKTTKTLLPDHLDVGKRIADAAEARGLMVRPMGHLNVMSPPLVITKSQIDFIAETLEASVKEVTDQLVRNGERIG; this is encoded by the coding sequence ATGACCACGGACACCAATCTGGACATTGCGGCCCTCGACACGGCCCATTCCCTTCACCCTTGGACTCATTTTGAAAGCTTCGTGCGCGATGGTCCCTTGGTCATCGAGCGCGGCTCTGGCTGCTCATTATGGGACACGGACGGGCGAGAGTATCTGGATGCGGTCGGCGGGTTGTGGTGCACCAATATCGGCCTTGGACGACGCGAGATGGGCGAAGTGATCGCCGCCCAGGCCGAGAAATTGGCGTTCTGTAACACCTTCGTGGATATGACCAACGGGCCCGCTGCCTTGCTGAGCGCCAAGCTGGCAGATCTCGCACCAGGTGATTTGAATCATGTCCACTTGACCACCGGCGGTTCAACCGCCGTGGACAGTGCCTATCGGATGGTTGCCTATTACCAGCGGTGCGCCGGTCGACCCGAAAAAACGCAAGTGATCGCACGAGACAGTTCCTACCATGGCTCTACTTATGCGACGATCTCCATCGGCAAGCGCGCTGGCGACAAGATGCCAGAGTTTGAATATGCAACGAAAGGCATTCACCATATCAGCGCGCCCGATTGCTACCGTGCGATTGGGGAGCGCAGCGAAGCCGAGTTTTGCGACGATCTGGTCGGCGAATTCGAAGCAAAGATCGCTGAGATCGGGCCGGAAAAGATCGGCGGCTTCTTCGCTGAACCAATACAGGCGTCCGGCGGTGTCGTGGTGCCACCAAAGGACTATCTCAAACGCATAGCCGCAGTTTGCCACAAACACGACATCCTGTTCATTGCCGATGAGGTTGTGACAGGCTTCGGTCGCTTGGGGCACTGGTTCGCCTCTTGGGACGAGTTCGGCGCTCAACCAGATATCATTTGCTGTGCCAAAGGCCTTAGCTCTGGCTACCAACCCATTGGAGCAATGATATTTTCTGACAGAATATGGGACGCTATGCAGGGCGACCGGTGGTATGCCTCTGGATTTACTTATGCGGGCCATCCCGTCGCCTGCGCAGCCTCCCTGAAGAATATCGAAATCATCGAGAGGGAGGATCTTCTTTCGCACGCCACCGATGTAGGGCAATATTTTGAGGATCGCCTAAGCGTTCTGGAAGGCCTTCCATTGATCGGCGATGTGCGCGGGCGCAAGCTGATGCTCTGCGTTGAAAGCGTGGCAGACAAAACAACCAAGACGCTGCTGCCGGATCATTTGGATGTAGGGAAACGCATTGCCGATGCAGCGGAGGCACGCGGGCTTATGGTGCGCCCGATGGGGCATCTGAATGTAATGTCGCCTCCGTTGGTCATTACAAAATCTCAGATTGATTTTATCGCCGAGACGTTGGAAGCCTCTGTCAAAGAGGTCACAGATCAGTTGGTTCGCAACGGGGAGAGGATTGGATAA
- a CDS encoding enoyl-CoA hydratase-related protein: MQYETLRLNVSNNVAIIEFTRDEVMNALNTQMRAEILHAVKAAESTARVLVLTGKGRAFCSGQDLGDRASVASTDLERTLRDEYVPMLMAIYNCRIPTISAVNGPAAGAGANLALAADVVIATRSAVFLQAFTRIGLIPDAGGSYFLPRQVGLAKAMGAALFAEPLTADQASAMGMIWESVADEEFAQHWKNRATHLANGPTEAYARVKKIMRSSFENDLEKQLLLEAKLQGECGKTHDFREGVLAFLDKRAANYEGR, from the coding sequence ATGCAATACGAAACCTTGCGGCTGAATGTCAGCAACAACGTTGCGATCATAGAATTCACCCGTGACGAGGTGATGAATGCGCTCAACACGCAGATGCGAGCAGAAATACTGCATGCGGTCAAAGCTGCCGAATCCACAGCTCGAGTGCTGGTGCTTACGGGTAAGGGACGGGCATTCTGCTCTGGTCAGGATTTGGGGGATCGCGCGAGCGTCGCTTCGACCGACCTGGAGCGCACCTTGCGCGACGAATACGTCCCAATGCTGATGGCGATCTACAATTGTCGAATCCCGACCATCTCGGCGGTAAATGGGCCAGCGGCGGGGGCAGGGGCCAACCTTGCATTGGCAGCGGATGTGGTCATTGCCACCCGATCCGCAGTGTTCTTGCAGGCGTTCACACGCATCGGGCTTATTCCTGATGCAGGCGGCAGCTACTTCCTTCCGCGTCAGGTTGGGTTAGCAAAGGCCATGGGGGCCGCATTGTTTGCCGAGCCGCTTACCGCGGATCAGGCCAGCGCAATGGGGATGATTTGGGAATCAGTCGCGGATGAAGAGTTTGCCCAGCATTGGAAGAACCGTGCGACCCATCTGGCCAACGGGCCAACGGAGGCCTACGCGCGGGTCAAAAAGATCATGCGGTCGAGCTTCGAGAACGATCTAGAGAAACAGCTACTTTTAGAAGCAAAGCTTCAGGGCGAGTGCGGCAAGACCCATGACTTCCGCGAGGGCGTTTTGGCGTTTCTAGACAAGCGTGCGGCGAATTACGAAGGGCGCTGA
- the speB gene encoding agmatinase, translating to MPNQPVSGNDLARFAGQGTFMRLPRVDSADGLDVAFLGIPMDHGSSWRSGTRFGPAQVRNESAMIRPYAVQTGAAPFDALQCADVGDVAINTFNLRESIRIITEHYDALLKHDVIPMSIGGDHTITLPILRAIAKKHGPVGLVHVDAHADVNDEMFGERETHGTVFRRAYEEGLLRPTDVYQIGLRGTGYTAEDFDEPREWGFNLTLAQELWHKSTAPLAAHIKKNMGAGPVYITYDIDSLDPSIAPGTGTPEIGGLTTPQALELIRGLRGLPIVGCDLVEVAPPYDTSGNTALTAANIMFEMLSILPGVPYR from the coding sequence ATGCCAAACCAACCGGTCTCTGGGAATGATCTTGCGCGCTTTGCCGGGCAGGGCACCTTTATGCGACTACCCAGGGTCGACAGCGCAGACGGTCTAGACGTAGCCTTTCTGGGCATTCCAATGGATCACGGGTCGAGTTGGCGGTCTGGCACACGTTTCGGACCTGCACAGGTCCGCAATGAAAGTGCGATGATCCGGCCTTACGCTGTGCAAACTGGAGCAGCGCCCTTCGACGCGCTGCAATGCGCGGATGTAGGTGATGTGGCCATCAACACATTCAATCTACGCGAAAGTATTCGTATTATTACAGAGCATTACGACGCGCTTCTAAAGCACGACGTTATCCCGATGAGCATTGGTGGCGATCATACAATTACCCTCCCGATTCTGCGCGCCATTGCGAAAAAGCATGGGCCCGTCGGCCTTGTCCATGTGGACGCACATGCCGATGTGAACGACGAAATGTTTGGGGAGCGTGAGACCCATGGCACCGTGTTCCGCCGTGCGTATGAGGAGGGGCTGCTCCGCCCGACTGATGTCTACCAGATCGGATTGCGCGGGACGGGCTACACCGCTGAGGATTTCGACGAACCACGGGAATGGGGTTTCAACCTGACTTTGGCTCAGGAGCTTTGGCACAAATCCACCGCACCTCTTGCCGCTCATATCAAAAAGAACATGGGCGCGGGGCCGGTCTATATCACCTACGACATCGACAGTCTTGATCCCTCGATTGCGCCGGGCACAGGAACACCGGAAATCGGCGGGCTGACAACGCCGCAGGCGCTGGAGCTGATCAGAGGCCTTCGGGGTTTGCCGATTGTTGGCTGTGATCTCGTGGAGGTGGCGCCACCTTACGACACTAGCGGAAACACAGCATTGACGGCTGCCAACATTATGTTCGAAATGCTCTCAATATTGCCGGGCGTGCCCTATCGATAG
- a CDS encoding M20 aminoacylase family protein encodes MPPVNRIADYAEDMKTWRRWMHQHPELQFECHQTAAFVVERLKEFGITDIHEGIATSGVVAIIDGQGEGPTIGLRADMDALPMQETTGLDYASTVPGKMHACGHDGHTTMLLGAAKYLAETRNFKGRVALIFQPAEEGGGGAGVMVEEGIMERFDIAEVYALHNSPHEAFGSFVTTGGPIMAAVDTFHIHVTGVGGHGAYPQDTKDPITATLGICNAIQTIVSRNHKSLDDLVVSVTQIHTGSADNVIPDTAYINGTVRTFDPSVQDMVERRLGEIVAGQAASYDVTAKLVYERGYPATVNDADKASFAADVARQVAGESAVNDHAGREMGAEDFAYMLEKRPGAYLFLGQGTEAGLHNPNYNFNDEIAPIGASFFAKLVETAQPL; translated from the coding sequence ATGCCACCCGTGAACCGCATTGCCGACTACGCAGAGGATATGAAGACATGGCGGCGCTGGATGCATCAGCATCCTGAATTGCAGTTTGAATGTCATCAGACGGCTGCTTTTGTGGTTGAACGGCTCAAGGAATTCGGGATCACCGACATCCACGAAGGGATTGCCACCAGTGGCGTCGTGGCCATCATTGACGGGCAGGGCGAAGGCCCCACGATTGGACTGCGCGCGGATATGGATGCGTTGCCAATGCAGGAAACAACGGGCCTGGATTACGCCTCCACAGTTCCGGGAAAGATGCACGCGTGCGGGCATGATGGGCACACGACGATGCTGCTTGGGGCAGCCAAGTACCTTGCCGAGACGCGCAATTTCAAAGGGCGCGTTGCGTTGATTTTCCAACCCGCGGAAGAAGGCGGCGGCGGGGCTGGCGTCATGGTCGAGGAAGGCATCATGGAGCGGTTCGACATTGCCGAGGTATACGCGCTTCACAACAGCCCGCACGAAGCCTTCGGGTCCTTTGTTACCACAGGCGGCCCGATCATGGCGGCGGTGGACACGTTCCATATACATGTGACTGGAGTCGGAGGGCACGGCGCCTATCCGCAAGACACCAAAGATCCGATCACGGCGACACTTGGCATTTGCAACGCCATACAGACCATCGTTTCGCGTAATCACAAGTCTCTCGACGACTTGGTGGTTTCGGTGACACAAATCCACACAGGCTCTGCGGATAATGTGATCCCCGACACGGCCTATATCAACGGCACCGTGCGAACGTTCGACCCGTCAGTCCAAGATATGGTGGAGCGCCGATTGGGCGAGATCGTTGCGGGGCAGGCCGCCAGTTACGATGTCACCGCAAAGCTTGTGTATGAACGGGGCTACCCAGCCACGGTAAATGACGCCGACAAGGCCTCCTTCGCAGCAGATGTAGCCCGACAGGTTGCAGGCGAGAGTGCCGTGAATGATCACGCTGGCCGCGAAATGGGGGCGGAGGACTTCGCTTATATGCTCGAAAAACGTCCCGGTGCCTACTTGTTCCTAGGACAAGGCACCGAAGCGGGGCTGCACAACCCGAACTACAACTTCAACGATGAGATCGCCCCAATCGGCGCGTCGTTCTTTGCCAAGCTCGTGGAGACAGCGCAGCCGCTTTAA